One stretch of Chiloscyllium plagiosum isolate BGI_BamShark_2017 chromosome 17, ASM401019v2, whole genome shotgun sequence DNA includes these proteins:
- the LOC122558654 gene encoding G-protein coupled receptor 52-like has protein sequence MAAADLLVVITDGMLRWLIMYFPVSFLDITHVCSLIMVFIPATTMNSVWLTVAFTFDRFVAIRCHKFKTKYCTEKTAAMIIGTVSALSCLESIPWFFIFQSKYIFNNLPWFCITKPEFYTSIYWTLYGVLHRLLSPLLPFAIIPFLNTLTVRHVLVASKARRRLQKDSDRERPHDPEMGKRRKSIILLFAISGSFIILWTPYVVCFLLQRIALMHGYSPLPPTAGTIGYLVSLLTTCTNTCIYTVTQRQFREQLRTIVKLPLTLILRSIK, from the coding sequence ATGGCGGCAGCAGATCTCCTCGTTGTCATCACTGATGGCATGCTGAGATGGCTTATTATGTATTTCCCAGTGTCTTTCCTGGATATTACACATGTCTGTAGTCTGATTATGGTGTTCATTCCGGCAACCACAATGAATTCTGTCTGGTTGACtgttgctttcacctttgatcgatttgtggctattCGCTGCcataagtttaaaacaaaatattgtacCGAGAAAACTGCAGCCATGATTATTGGAACAGTGAGTGCACTGAGCTGTTTGGAAAGCATTCCCTGGTTTTTCATATTCCAATCCAAATACATCTTCAATAACCTGCCGTGGTTTTGCATCACAAAACCAGAGTTTTACACTTCAATCTACTGGACGTTATATGGTGTACTCCATCGCCTTCTATCTCCTTTACTGCCATTTGCTATTATTCCTTTTTTGAACACTCTGACTGTCAGACATGTTTTAGTAGCAAGcaaagcccgcaggagactccagaAGGACAGTGACAGGGAGAGGCCCCATGACCCAGAGATGGGCAAACGcagaaaatccatcattttactatttGCTATCTCAGGCAGCTTCATTATTTTATGGACTCCTTATGTGGTATGTTTCCTACTTCAACGAATTGCATTAATGCATGGTTATTCTCCACTGCCCCCAACTGCAGGTACCATTGGATACCTTGTCTCTCTCCTCACTACTTGTACAAACACTTGTATATACACCGTGACCCAAAGGCAATTTCGAGAGCAACTGAGAACAATTGTGAAACTCCCTCTCACTCTGATTCTCAGATCCATCAAATGA